In the genome of Clostridia bacterium, one region contains:
- the gpr gene encoding GPR endopeptidase — protein MSNIRTDLAIEAREIYQEDKKQEIPGVEVKVEKLQDINITNVKVLDYRGEQIINKPIGTYITIEVPKLRDRDKELEKEVSHVLAQQLSKLDKLKENKAKVLVVGLGNWNITPDALGPKVVSNLLITRHMLELIPDKLDERLKPVCGMAPGVLGITGIETGEIIKGIVEKVGPTVVVAIDALASRKTERLNTTIQISDSGINPGSGVGNRRMALTEETLKVPVIGIGVPTVVNAATIVNDTITLLVKALKNNTSPDSSFFKILDKMNENDKTSLINEVLTPYIGNLMVTPKEIDALIDDVSKIIADGINMSVHQGMSLEEINTYINL, from the coding sequence ATGAGCAATATTAGGACAGATTTAGCTATCGAGGCAAGGGAGATATATCAGGAGGATAAAAAACAAGAGATACCTGGCGTAGAGGTTAAAGTCGAAAAACTACAGGATATAAATATAACTAATGTTAAAGTGTTGGATTATAGGGGAGAGCAGATTATCAACAAACCTATAGGCACTTATATAACTATAGAGGTGCCAAAGCTCAGAGATAGGGATAAAGAGTTGGAAAAAGAAGTTAGTCATGTTCTAGCTCAACAACTTTCTAAACTGGATAAGTTAAAGGAAAATAAAGCAAAGGTGTTGGTAGTAGGGCTGGGAAACTGGAATATAACACCAGATGCTCTAGGCCCCAAGGTAGTTTCAAATCTATTAATCACAAGACATATGCTTGAATTAATTCCGGATAAGTTGGATGAGAGATTAAAGCCTGTTTGTGGAATGGCTCCAGGAGTATTGGGGATTACTGGCATTGAGACAGGCGAAATAATAAAAGGTATTGTAGAAAAAGTAGGCCCTACTGTCGTAGTTGCAATAGATGCGTTGGCATCTAGAAAGACCGAAAGGCTCAATACCACTATTCAAATATCTGATTCAGGAATAAATCCAGGTTCGGGGGTAGGTAATAGGAGAATGGCTCTCACAGAAGAAACATTGAAAGTACCTGTAATTGGAATTGGAGTGCCTACTGTGGTTAATGCTGCTACTATTGTTAATGATACTATAACTTTGTTGGTGAAAGCATTAAAGAATAATACATCACCTGATAGTAGTTTTTTTAAAATTTTAGATAAAATGAATGAAAATGATAAGACATCATTGATAAACGAGGTTTTAACCCCTTATATAGGCAATTTGATGGTGACACCTAAGGAGATTGACGCACTAATAGACGATGTATCAAAGATAATAGCAGATGGGATAAATATGAGTGTCCACCAAGGTATGAGTTTAGAAGAAATAAATACTTATATTAATTTATGA
- a CDS encoding stage II sporulation protein P: MKNRTISVTKIAYYTIIILLVVIILFLSMRLFINRNQVVEVFNEKSDQGNDTIEKSWTLKSVLKKAIPLFYIDTENRENKAEINDKNSKDFRRTFSLNLKDPKTLLSIQMPFLTYDEQTVATGNINRGEDMKRDVPLVDEKEGEAQDIYEVDSEGEIIFKNKNEQNDYNIDNTRKELPDLKLDGEGPEILIYHTHTTEAYRSTSQNKYKETDPFRTTDQVYNVTRVGRELALHLENDYNIDVVHATDIHDYPVYNYSYNRSLKTIEKQREKYKQLKIFFDIHRNAYKNKPNDSEIDCINISGKKAAKIMIVVGSDKAGLSHPNWKENYAFALLLKDKLNKIYPGLCSKVLVKTYRYNQHISQNALLLEIGSTETTLEEAIESTKYLAKAIADTVKSE; the protein is encoded by the coding sequence GTGAAGAACAGAACTATATCTGTAACTAAGATAGCATATTATACAATAATAATATTATTAGTTGTGATAATATTATTTTTATCCATGAGACTTTTTATAAATAGAAATCAGGTAGTTGAAGTTTTTAATGAAAAATCTGATCAGGGAAACGATACAATAGAGAAGTCATGGACGCTGAAAAGCGTATTAAAGAAAGCTATTCCATTGTTCTATATTGATACAGAAAATAGGGAAAACAAAGCTGAAATTAACGATAAAAATTCTAAAGACTTTAGACGCACATTTAGTTTGAATTTAAAAGATCCTAAAACCTTGTTGTCCATTCAGATGCCATTTTTAACTTATGATGAGCAAACAGTTGCAACAGGAAATATAAACCGAGGAGAGGATATGAAGAGAGATGTACCTTTAGTGGATGAAAAAGAAGGTGAAGCACAGGATATTTATGAGGTGGATAGTGAAGGGGAAATAATTTTTAAAAACAAAAACGAACAAAACGATTATAACATAGACAATACTAGAAAGGAATTGCCAGATTTGAAATTAGATGGAGAAGGACCTGAAATACTTATATATCATACTCATACTACAGAAGCTTATAGATCTACCTCACAAAACAAATATAAAGAAACCGATCCATTTAGGACTACTGATCAAGTTTATAATGTGACACGGGTAGGAAGAGAATTAGCTCTCCATTTAGAGAATGATTATAATATTGATGTTGTGCATGCAACGGATATTCACGATTATCCTGTTTACAATTATTCTTATAATAGATCATTAAAGACGATAGAAAAACAAAGGGAAAAGTACAAACAGTTAAAGATTTTTTTTGACATCCATAGGAACGCTTATAAAAACAAGCCAAATGATAGTGAAATAGATTGTATCAATATATCGGGTAAAAAAGCAGCAAAAATAATGATTGTAGTAGGAAGTGATAAGGCAGGATTGAGCCATCCAAACTGGAAGGAGAATTATGCTTTTGCACTATTGCTAAAAGATAAGCTTAATAAAATTTATCCGGGTTTGTGCAGCAAGGTGCTAGTAAAGACCTATAGATACAATCAACATATATCACAAAATGCACTTTTGTTGGAAATAGGGAGCACTGAAACAACTCTTGAAGAAGCAATTGAAAGCACCAAATATTTAGCTAAAGCGATAGCAGATACAGTTAAGTCAGAATAA
- the lepA gene encoding translation elongation factor 4, giving the protein MKQNKQDKIRNFCIIAHIDHGKSTLADRLLEDTGTFTKREMEEQILDTMDLERERGITIKAQPVRLIYKTDGEEYILNLIDTPGHVDFTYEVSRSLAACEGAILVVDASQGIEAQTLANVYMALEHDLEVFPVINKIDLPGARPEEVKKEIEDVIGLDASDAPLISAKEKIGIESVLKKIVDAVPAPKGDSNTPLKALVFDSFYDSYKGVIPYVRVKEGTIKPGMNIKFMSNNKVFEVNEVGFFTPALVSTNQLKAGEVGYIAASIKNVADVNVGDTVTDENKPTDKPLPGYKKVKPMVYCGIYPADGSKYDDLREALEKLKLNDASLEFEPETSIALGFGFRCGFLGLLHMEIMQERIEREFELDIITTAPSVIYKVKRTDGEVILVDNPTNLPNPSEIEYMEEPLVEAQIMCPSEYVGAVMELCQEKRGMYDNMKYIEETRVLMTYKMPLNEIIYDFFDSLKSKTRGYASFDYEFIGYQQSSLVKLDILINKEVVDALSLIVHEDKAQAKGRLIAEKLKEIIPRQLFEIPIQAAIGNTIIARETVKALRKDVLAKCYGGDITRKRKLLEKQKEGKKRMRQIGKVEIPQEAFMSVLKMD; this is encoded by the coding sequence ATGAAACAAAACAAACAGGATAAAATACGGAATTTTTGTATAATTGCACATATAGATCATGGAAAATCTACGCTTGCAGACAGATTGTTAGAGGATACAGGAACCTTTACAAAGAGAGAAATGGAAGAACAAATATTGGATACTATGGATCTAGAAAGAGAACGGGGTATTACAATAAAGGCCCAGCCTGTAAGGCTAATATATAAAACAGATGGGGAAGAGTATATTTTAAATTTGATAGATACCCCTGGTCATGTGGATTTTACCTATGAGGTATCAAGAAGCTTAGCTGCATGTGAAGGTGCTATATTGGTGGTGGATGCGTCTCAAGGGATAGAAGCTCAGACATTGGCAAATGTATATATGGCTTTGGAACATGATTTAGAGGTATTTCCAGTGATAAACAAAATTGATCTTCCAGGTGCTCGCCCGGAAGAAGTAAAAAAGGAGATAGAAGATGTAATTGGATTAGATGCATCGGATGCTCCTCTTATTTCTGCAAAGGAAAAAATAGGAATTGAGAGTGTGCTTAAAAAAATTGTAGATGCAGTACCTGCACCGAAAGGAGATAGTAATACACCGCTGAAGGCATTGGTTTTTGACTCTTTTTATGATAGTTATAAAGGTGTAATCCCATATGTAAGAGTTAAAGAAGGTACTATAAAGCCTGGAATGAATATAAAATTCATGTCAAACAATAAGGTGTTTGAGGTAAATGAGGTGGGATTTTTTACGCCGGCATTAGTGAGTACTAACCAGTTAAAAGCTGGTGAAGTTGGATATATAGCTGCCAGCATCAAAAATGTGGCGGATGTAAATGTTGGAGATACTGTTACTGATGAAAATAAACCAACAGACAAACCTTTGCCAGGGTACAAAAAAGTAAAGCCCATGGTATATTGTGGGATATATCCTGCTGATGGTTCCAAGTATGATGATCTAAGAGAGGCTTTAGAAAAATTAAAACTGAACGATGCTTCACTTGAATTTGAGCCTGAAACATCCATTGCATTGGGATTTGGATTCAGATGTGGATTTTTAGGATTATTACATATGGAGATAATGCAAGAGCGCATAGAAAGGGAATTTGAATTAGACATCATCACAACAGCTCCCAGTGTAATATACAAGGTAAAAAGGACTGATGGAGAGGTAATATTGGTAGATAATCCTACTAATTTACCTAATCCTTCAGAAATTGAATATATGGAAGAACCTTTGGTGGAAGCACAGATAATGTGTCCTTCAGAATATGTAGGTGCTGTGATGGAACTGTGCCAGGAAAAAAGAGGTATGTATGACAACATGAAATATATAGAAGAGACTAGAGTATTGATGACTTATAAAATGCCCTTAAATGAGATAATATATGATTTTTTTGATTCCTTAAAGTCAAAGACCCGTGGGTATGCATCTTTTGATTATGAATTTATTGGTTATCAGCAATCATCGCTAGTTAAACTTGATATACTGATAAACAAAGAAGTTGTTGATGCATTATCCTTGATAGTGCATGAGGATAAGGCTCAGGCTAAAGGGAGATTGATTGCTGAAAAATTAAAAGAAATAATACCCAGACAATTATTTGAAATCCCAATACAGGCTGCAATTGGGAATACGATAATAGCTAGGGAAACAGTAAAGGCACTCAGAAAAGATGTATTGGCAAAATGTTATGGTGGAGATATAACAAGGAAAAGAAAATTGCTTGAGAAGCAAAAGGAAGGAAAGAAACGTATGAGGCAGATAGGAAAGGTAGAGATTCCCCAGGAAGCATTTATGTCAGTCTTGAAAATGGACTGA
- the hemW gene encoding radical SAM family heme chaperone HemW, protein MDKIGLYIHMPFCEKKCFYCDFNSYEGAGEYIDSYIDALIREVNIYSSKIKDSKITSIYIGGGTPSYIPSSRINYVLDAVFNKFDIVRNPEISIEANPGTLNKNKLIRYRRAGINRLSIGLQALQNKILSRIGRIHTKEDFLYSYSMARDTGFDNINIDLIFGIPTQKMEDWEESLYEVIKLEPEHISCYSLQVSENTPLYDMINSGQMPHPDEDLDRDMYSLVKQVLETNGYEHYEISNFCKKGRQCRHNLIYWLNRKYLGLGCSAHSYLFDSRFANTDSIHEYIQSLNKESLPLKFKEYVDLSTCINDELMLAMRLIRGVNRNIFKKHFAMPIEMIIPNETISFLEEKKLLHQDEKYISLTDKGMDIYNSVMIELLPIKHI, encoded by the coding sequence ATGGATAAAATTGGGTTATATATTCATATGCCATTTTGCGAAAAAAAGTGTTTTTATTGTGATTTTAACTCATATGAAGGTGCAGGGGAATATATAGATTCCTATATTGATGCGTTGATAAGAGAAGTAAATATTTATTCTTCCAAAATTAAAGATAGTAAGATAACCAGCATATATATTGGAGGGGGAACCCCATCATATATACCTTCATCGCGCATAAATTATGTATTAGACGCAGTATTTAATAAATTTGATATAGTTAGAAATCCGGAGATTTCAATTGAAGCTAATCCCGGAACTTTAAATAAGAATAAACTTATTCGATATAGAAGAGCAGGCATTAATCGATTGAGTATAGGTCTTCAAGCATTACAAAACAAAATTTTATCTCGTATTGGACGTATACATACGAAAGAAGACTTTTTATACAGTTACTCAATGGCGAGGGATACAGGGTTTGACAATATAAACATAGATTTAATTTTTGGTATCCCAACACAAAAAATGGAAGACTGGGAAGAAAGCTTATATGAAGTGATAAAGCTGGAGCCGGAACATATTTCATGTTATAGTTTGCAAGTATCTGAAAATACTCCTTTGTATGACATGATCAATAGTGGACAGATGCCGCATCCCGACGAAGATCTGGATAGAGACATGTATAGTCTTGTCAAACAAGTTTTGGAAACAAATGGATATGAACACTATGAAATTTCGAACTTTTGCAAGAAAGGAAGACAATGTAGACACAACCTGATATATTGGTTGAACAGAAAATATTTGGGGTTGGGGTGTAGTGCACATTCCTATTTGTTTGACAGTAGGTTTGCAAATACAGATAGCATACATGAATATATACAATCATTAAATAAAGAAAGTCTGCCATTAAAATTTAAAGAATATGTAGATTTGTCAACCTGTATAAATGACGAGTTAATGCTTGCAATGAGATTGATTAGGGGAGTCAATAGGAATATATTTAAGAAACATTTTGCAATGCCTATAGAAATGATTATACCTAATGAAACGATATCTTTTCTAGAAGAAAAAAAATTATTACATCAAGATGAAAAGTATATAAGCCTGACGGATAAGGGTATGGATATATATAATTCAGTAATGATTGAATTGTTACCCATAAAACACATATAA
- the hrcA gene encoding heat-inducible transcriptional repressor HrcA yields MELNERKLAILQAVVDDYIMNAEPVGSRTIAKKYNVGISSATIRNEMSDLEELGYLIQPHTSAGRIPSDKGYRLYVDNLMRVNELSEVQAREINRIYKKHLDKIETIIVNTAKIISDLTKYTSLVLAPQLNNVMIKNIEIIQVASRRALLIIVTNAGIIKDVIIKLPSGITREELHKISRLLTSKFRGKTVSEVDISVLGELKNELARYKDILNNIVDNINKCANSPDYNDIYLDGATNIFNFPEYNDVLKAKGFLSIFEEKSLLIDLLTMPSNLDLEISIGQENEYEEMHDCSVIKATYKIGDKKIGTIGVIGPTRMQYANVITLINFIKNNLSDMLTNMVLK; encoded by the coding sequence GTGGAACTGAATGAAAGAAAATTGGCAATTCTTCAAGCTGTGGTTGATGATTATATCATGAATGCAGAGCCTGTGGGTTCAAGGACTATAGCGAAGAAATATAATGTAGGTATTAGCTCCGCAACCATAAGGAATGAAATGTCAGATTTAGAGGAGTTAGGATACTTGATACAGCCGCATACTTCCGCAGGAAGAATTCCTTCTGATAAAGGATACAGATTGTATGTAGATAATCTGATGAGAGTAAATGAATTAAGCGAGGTGCAGGCGAGAGAAATAAACAGAATATATAAAAAGCATTTGGATAAAATTGAAACTATAATAGTAAATACTGCAAAAATTATATCTGATTTAACAAAGTATACATCATTAGTATTAGCTCCTCAGCTCAATAATGTGATGATAAAAAACATAGAAATCATTCAGGTAGCAAGTAGAAGAGCATTATTGATAATTGTTACCAATGCTGGTATCATAAAAGATGTGATAATTAAATTACCCAGTGGGATAACCCGGGAAGAGCTTCATAAGATATCTAGGCTGCTGACCTCAAAATTTAGAGGTAAGACGGTATCGGAAGTTGATATATCGGTTTTAGGCGAGCTAAAAAATGAATTAGCCAGATACAAGGATATATTGAATAACATTGTTGATAATATCAATAAATGTGCTAACTCTCCAGATTACAATGACATATATTTGGATGGTGCTACAAACATATTTAATTTTCCTGAGTACAATGATGTTCTAAAGGCTAAAGGGTTTTTATCAATTTTTGAGGAAAAGTCGTTATTGATAGATTTGCTCACTATGCCTTCAAATTTAGATTTGGAGATATCAATAGGTCAAGAAAATGAATATGAAGAAATGCATGACTGTAGCGTAATTAAAGCTACCTATAAAATAGGTGATAAAAAAATCGGGACTATTGGTGTTATAGGACCTACGCGAATGCAGTATGCAAATGTTATAACGCTCATCAATTTCATAAAAAATAATCTGAGTGATATGCTTACAAATATGGTTTTGAAATAA
- a CDS encoding nucleotide exchange factor GrpE: MEANHEKEDVVNIDEEENIDTDDEKKNFVSKAEFEDLKKECEEYKSKAEEYINLAKRVQADFENYKKRNKNAMSKMYEDTLFNVVNDFLPVLDNIERAIETGKNEKWPKAVVDGIEKIAKQYEGILASKGIVEIKCMGEKFDPNLHDAVMTVDRQEDQEENIIVEVLQKGYIKDEKVVRHSIVKVAN, encoded by the coding sequence GTGGAAGCTAATCATGAAAAAGAAGATGTAGTAAATATTGATGAAGAGGAAAATATTGACACAGACGATGAGAAAAAAAATTTTGTTTCTAAAGCTGAATTTGAAGATTTAAAAAAAGAGTGTGAAGAATACAAATCAAAAGCTGAAGAATATATAAATTTAGCCAAAAGGGTTCAGGCTGATTTTGAAAATTATAAAAAGAGAAACAAAAATGCGATGTCTAAAATGTATGAGGACACTTTATTTAATGTGGTAAACGATTTTCTTCCCGTATTGGATAATATTGAGAGAGCTATTGAAACAGGCAAGAATGAAAAGTGGCCTAAAGCTGTTGTAGATGGTATTGAAAAGATAGCTAAGCAATACGAAGGTATATTGGCCAGCAAAGGTATTGTGGAGATAAAATGTATGGGGGAAAAATTTGATCCTAATTTGCATGATGCTGTGATGACAGTTGACAGGCAGGAAGATCAGGAAGAAAATATAATTGTAGAAGTATTACAGAAGGGATATATTAAAGACGAAAAAGTGGTGCGACATAGCATAGTAAAAGTAGCAAACTAA
- the dnaK gene encoding molecular chaperone DnaK produces the protein MGKIIGIDLGTTNSCVAVMEGGEPVVIPNQEGNRTTPSVVAFTKEGERLVGEVAKRQSITNPDRTVISIKRDMGTDKTVHIDDKDYSPQEISAMVLQKLKTDAESYLGEEVKQAVITVPAYFSDSQRQATKDAGKIAGLEVLRIINEPTAAALAYGADKENNQKILIYDLGGGTFDVSILELGDGVFEVLATSGNNKLGGDDFDQRLIDYFAQEFKKENGIDLKNDKIAMQRLKDAAEKAKKELSTAMTTNVNLPFITADASGPKHLDINITRAKFEELIVDLIDKTTEPMKRALQDASLKPSELDKIILVGGSTRVPAVQEAVKKVTGKDPHKGINPDECVAIGAAIQAGVLGGEVKDVLLLDVTPLSLGIETLGGVFTKIIERNTTIPTKKSQVFSTAADGQTSVDIHVLQGEREMATYNKTLGRFQLTGIPPAPRGVPQIEVTFDIDSNGIVHVSAKDLGTGNKQDITITATTNMSEEEIEKAVNEAKKFEEEDKKKKEFVEAKNKGDSLVYQTEKTLKEMDEKLDQTDKEKIQQNIDKLKKALDSDNVDEINNSADELSKVSYEIFGKIYQSQAQQQGASSAGDTGPQQESKSDDDVVDADYEVVDDDESKND, from the coding sequence ATGGGAAAAATAATTGGTATAGATTTAGGAACGACAAATTCATGTGTCGCTGTGATGGAAGGTGGGGAACCTGTAGTAATCCCGAACCAAGAAGGTAATAGGACTACTCCCTCTGTTGTAGCATTTACCAAAGAAGGAGAAAGATTGGTAGGAGAGGTTGCAAAAAGACAGTCAATAACAAATCCCGATAGAACTGTTATATCTATAAAAAGAGATATGGGTACAGATAAAACTGTACATATCGATGATAAAGATTATTCTCCTCAGGAAATTTCCGCTATGGTACTGCAAAAGCTAAAAACAGATGCAGAAAGTTATCTGGGAGAAGAAGTAAAGCAAGCGGTAATAACTGTACCTGCATATTTTAGTGATAGCCAGAGGCAGGCTACTAAAGATGCGGGGAAAATAGCTGGACTGGAAGTGTTGCGTATCATCAACGAGCCTACTGCTGCAGCATTAGCCTATGGTGCAGACAAGGAAAACAATCAAAAGATACTCATATATGACCTTGGTGGAGGTACGTTTGATGTTTCTATACTGGAGCTTGGAGATGGAGTTTTTGAAGTGCTGGCAACAAGCGGTAACAATAAGCTTGGGGGGGACGATTTTGATCAAAGATTGATAGACTATTTTGCCCAAGAGTTTAAAAAGGAAAATGGTATAGATTTAAAAAACGACAAGATCGCCATGCAGAGATTAAAGGATGCTGCAGAAAAGGCCAAGAAAGAGCTATCAACTGCTATGACTACAAATGTAAATCTTCCTTTTATAACTGCAGATGCATCAGGACCGAAACATCTTGACATAAATATCACAAGAGCTAAGTTCGAAGAATTGATTGTAGATTTGATTGACAAGACTACCGAACCCATGAAAAGAGCATTGCAGGATGCTTCCCTTAAACCAAGTGAGCTTGATAAAATTATCCTTGTAGGAGGTTCTACTAGGGTACCGGCTGTTCAAGAGGCTGTAAAAAAGGTGACCGGTAAAGATCCTCATAAAGGAATAAATCCAGACGAATGTGTAGCCATTGGTGCGGCTATTCAAGCAGGAGTTTTAGGTGGCGAAGTAAAAGATGTTTTGCTGCTAGATGTTACTCCTTTGTCATTGGGTATAGAGACTCTAGGAGGCGTATTCACCAAGATAATAGAGAGAAATACCACTATACCAACCAAAAAGAGCCAAGTATTTTCTACTGCAGCTGATGGTCAAACTAGCGTAGATATTCATGTGCTTCAGGGCGAAAGAGAAATGGCTACGTATAATAAGACATTAGGAAGATTTCAGCTAACAGGTATTCCGCCTGCACCAAGAGGAGTTCCACAGATAGAGGTTACTTTTGACATAGATTCAAATGGAATAGTCCATGTATCTGCAAAAGATTTAGGTACTGGAAATAAACAGGATATCACTATCACTGCTACTACTAATATGTCTGAGGAAGAAATTGAAAAAGCAGTAAACGAAGCTAAAAAATTTGAAGAAGAGGATAAAAAGAAGAAAGAATTTGTTGAGGCAAAGAATAAAGGTGATTCACTCGTCTATCAAACCGAAAAGACATTAAAGGAAATGGATGAAAAATTGGATCAAACAGATAAGGAAAAGATTCAGCAAAATATAGATAAATTAAAGAAAGCCCTTGATTCTGATAATGTAGATGAAATAAACAATAGTGCGGATGAACTGTCCAAGGTTTCTTACGAAATATTCGGTAAAATCTATCAGAGTCAAGCTCAACAGCAAGGTGCTTCATCAGCAGGAGATACAGGGCCACAACAGGAGTCAAAATCAGATGATGATGTAGTAGATGCTGATTATGAGGTAGTGGACGATGATGAAAGCAAAAATGATTAA
- the dnaJ gene encoding molecular chaperone DnaJ: MKREGDKNVAKRDYYEVLGIDKNANDDEIKRAYRKLAKKYHPDLNQGDKQAEAMFKEVNEAYKVLSNPETRARYDRFGHAGAEQNGFGGGFGGFEGFDETGFGDIFDMFFGGTGFTGSRRRRNGPRKGADIRYDLDITFEEAAFGTKKTMKISKMDICGNCNGTGAKSGTEIEVCPKCDGTGEYQQVQSTPFGRFVNIKTCDKCHGAGKIIKEPCDKCHGKGKVRATKKISINIPAGIDSGQAITIREQGEPGEHGGPPGDLYVYINVKPHNLFERQGNDVYCEIPITFAQAALGTELEIPTLDGKIKFKIPEGTQTGTTFKIKNKGIPSLRGYGRGDQFINVKISVPKKLNHEQKELLKKFEEATSGKEIYEERKTFFKKMKDVFGV; this comes from the coding sequence ATGAAAAGGGAAGGTGATAAAAACGTGGCAAAAAGGGATTATTATGAAGTATTAGGCATTGATAAGAACGCAAATGATGATGAGATAAAAAGGGCATATAGAAAGCTTGCTAAGAAATACCATCCTGATTTAAATCAAGGAGATAAGCAAGCTGAAGCCATGTTTAAAGAAGTTAATGAAGCCTATAAAGTTTTGAGCAATCCGGAGACTAGAGCAAGATATGACAGATTTGGCCATGCAGGGGCGGAACAGAATGGATTTGGTGGCGGATTTGGAGGTTTTGAGGGGTTTGATGAGACCGGCTTTGGCGATATTTTTGACATGTTTTTTGGTGGTACTGGATTTACTGGGTCACGAAGAAGAAGAAACGGGCCACGAAAGGGTGCGGATATAAGGTATGACCTGGATATAACGTTTGAGGAAGCAGCATTTGGTACAAAAAAGACTATGAAAATATCAAAAATGGATATATGCGGAAATTGTAATGGGACGGGCGCTAAATCAGGTACCGAAATAGAAGTTTGTCCCAAATGTGATGGAACTGGTGAATATCAACAAGTTCAAAGTACACCTTTTGGCAGGTTTGTAAATATTAAGACCTGTGATAAATGTCATGGAGCAGGAAAAATTATCAAAGAACCTTGCGATAAATGCCACGGTAAAGGCAAAGTAAGAGCAACTAAAAAGATTAGTATTAATATACCTGCAGGAATAGATTCAGGGCAAGCTATAACCATAAGAGAACAAGGAGAACCCGGAGAGCATGGTGGTCCGCCAGGGGATTTATATGTATATATCAACGTTAAGCCACACAATTTATTTGAAAGGCAAGGCAATGATGTGTATTGTGAGATCCCTATTACTTTTGCACAGGCAGCATTGGGTACAGAACTTGAGATCCCTACTCTGGATGGCAAAATAAAATTTAAGATACCTGAAGGCACTCAAACAGGTACTACTTTTAAAATAAAAAATAAAGGCATACCGAGTTTAAGAGGTTACGGCAGAGGTGACCAATTTATAAATGTAAAAATTTCAGTACCTAAAAAACTTAATCATGAACAGAAAGAGCTACTGAAAAAGTTTGAAGAAGCTACTAGTGGAAAGGAAATTTATGAGGAGAGAAAGACGTTTTTCAAGAAAATGAAAGATGTTTTTGGAGTCTGA
- the prmA gene encoding 50S ribosomal protein L11 methyltransferase — protein sequence MEWIEVAIKVTRDIQEAASNVLFETGINGLVIEDSKDILDCRQQIDYWDYFDEDSVKHAGEYVLIKAYLINDISLHDQLNLIEDRLGYIKKAFFPKASFEIDFKKVYQKDWENNWKKFYKTFNVGNNFIVKPTWDQKSYSREKNKIVIEMDPGMAFGTGTHETSSMCLELLEKYVKNGYTLIDVGCGSGILSIAAAKLGCEKVIALDTDDNAIKACKENVARNCVSNIVEVGKANLLYNVDVKANIVVANIIADCIIELCGIAYKNLIPGGLFVSSGIIKERYQDVVDELNMFGYDEVEVLTKGEWITIVAKHEEH from the coding sequence ATGGAATGGATAGAAGTTGCTATAAAGGTTACCAGGGATATACAAGAGGCGGCTTCAAATGTATTGTTTGAAACTGGGATTAATGGATTGGTTATAGAAGACTCAAAAGACATATTGGACTGCAGGCAACAAATTGATTATTGGGACTATTTTGACGAAGATTCGGTAAAACATGCGGGTGAATATGTTTTAATTAAAGCTTACTTGATTAATGATATATCTTTGCATGACCAACTAAATCTAATCGAGGATAGATTGGGTTATATTAAAAAAGCGTTTTTTCCTAAGGCCAGCTTTGAAATAGACTTCAAGAAAGTTTATCAAAAAGATTGGGAAAATAACTGGAAAAAATTTTATAAGACATTCAATGTTGGTAATAATTTTATTGTTAAACCTACATGGGACCAAAAAAGTTATTCAAGAGAAAAAAATAAAATAGTGATCGAAATGGATCCTGGGATGGCTTTTGGAACGGGCACCCATGAGACGTCCAGCATGTGCTTGGAATTATTGGAGAAATATGTGAAGAATGGCTATACACTCATTGATGTTGGATGTGGGAGCGGTATACTGTCAATAGCTGCAGCAAAACTTGGCTGTGAAAAAGTTATCGCATTGGATACAGACGATAACGCTATAAAAGCATGCAAGGAAAACGTAGCCAGAAATTGCGTTTCAAATATTGTTGAAGTGGGTAAAGCTAATTTGTTATATAATGTTGATGTTAAGGCTAATATAGTTGTTGCAAATATTATCGCTGATTGCATAATAGAGTTGTGTGGAATAGCATACAAAAACTTAATACCAGGCGGGTTATTTGTATCATCCGGAATAATCAAAGAAAGGTATCAAGATGTAGTTGATGAACTCAATATGTTTGGGTATGATGAAGTTGAGGTTCTAACTAAGGGCGAATGGATTACTATTGTAGCAAAGCATGAGGAGCATTAA